A part of Candidatus Omnitrophota bacterium genomic DNA contains:
- a CDS encoding glycosyltransferase family 2 protein, translating to MKISVIVCTKNRMEDIINFTKSLYVQTRLPEQYIIIDASDVPLNKRESFTKIFNQKPDITELLYVHTKPGLTLQRNIGAGKATGDIIFFFDDDVILENNYIEIIAKVYIEKQQYMGGMGMMRI from the coding sequence ATGAAAATTTCTGTAATTGTGTGCACTAAGAATAGAATGGAAGATATAATAAATTTTACAAAGTCGTTGTATGTGCAAACCCGATTACCTGAACAATATATTATCATTGATGCTTCGGATGTTCCTTTAAATAAAAGAGAGAGTTTCACTAAAATTTTTAATCAAAAACCAGATATTACAGAATTGCTATATGTTCATACCAAGCCGGGGCTGACTTTGCAGCGGAATATCGGCGCCGGAAAAGCGACAGGCGATATTATATTCTTTTTTGATGACGATGTGATTTTAGAAAATAATTATATTGAAATAATAGCAAAAGTATATATTGAAAAACAACAATATATGGGTGGGATGGGGATGATGAGGATTTT